The window GCCACAGGGTCGTGGCCCATCGACACACGACGCCGCGACCGCTACTGTTCCGCATCGTAAAACGATCCCGCATCGTGGAACAAGTGCCCCCGAGCCAGGAGACCCACGGTGGCAGATGACGAACTCGATCTGTCGACTCTCGACGACACCGAGCTGGTCGAGCAGATGCACGACGACCTCTACGACGGCCTCGCCCCGGAGATCGTCGAGGGCACGAACATCCTCCTCTCGCGAGGGTGGGAAGCCCAGGAGGTGCTCAACAAGGCGCTCGTCGAGGGCATGCGCATCGTCGGCATCGACTTTCGCGACGGGATCCTCTTCGTCCCGGAGGTGCTCCTCGCCGCCAACGCCATGAAGGCCGGAATGGCCATACTCCGCCCGCTCCTCGCCGAGACCGGAGCGGAGACGATCGGGAAGGTCGTCGTCGGCACCGTCAAGGGTGACATCCACGACATCGGCAAGAACCTGGTGGCGATGATGCTCGAGGGCTCCGGTTTCGAGGTGATCGACCTCGGCATCAACACGGACGCCGAGGAGTTCATCGCAGCGCTCGAGGAGCACAGGCCGGAGATCCTCGGCATGTCCGCCCTGCTCACGACGACGATGCCCTACATGAAGGTCGTGATCGACGCCCTCGTCGAGCGCGGCATGCGGGACGACTACATCGTCCTCGTCGGAGGCGCTCCGCTCAACGAGGAGTTCGGACGAGCCGTCGGCGCCGATGCGTACTGCCGCGACGCAGCCGTCGCCGCCGAGACGGCCGAGGCGCTGGTGCTCGCCAAGCGCCTCATGTCCGGAGAGGACTGACCCGGTGGGCGCATACGTCATCGCCTGCGGCGCCCTCGCCCGCGAGCTCGGAAGCGTCATCTCCGCCTCACGGTTGGCCGGGATCACGGTCGAGTACCTCCCGGCTGGGCTCCACAACACACCCGACCGGATACCGGCGCTGGTCGACGAGCGTCTCGCCAGAGCGGCCGCCACCCACGAGTCGCTCTTCGTCGCCTATGCCGACTGCGGCACGGGAGGCCTTCTCGACCCGGTTGTGGCGAGGCATGGCGCCACCCGTCTCCCGGGTGC is drawn from Acidimicrobiia bacterium and contains these coding sequences:
- a CDS encoding corrinoid protein; the encoded protein is MHDDLYDGLAPEIVEGTNILLSRGWEAQEVLNKALVEGMRIVGIDFRDGILFVPEVLLAANAMKAGMAILRPLLAETGAETIGKVVVGTVKGDIHDIGKNLVAMMLEGSGFEVIDLGINTDAEEFIAALEEHRPEILGMSALLTTTMPYMKVVIDALVERGMRDDYIVLVGGAPLNEEFGRAVGADAYCRDAAVAAETAEALVLAKRLMSGED